The Benincasa hispida cultivar B227 chromosome 9, ASM972705v1, whole genome shotgun sequence genome has a segment encoding these proteins:
- the LOC120086673 gene encoding rust resistance kinase Lr10-like isoform X1, with the protein MSTGFPPPVYYGDRKSESTTIYVVLTFVLFSVVTAIGCCFSKKVRQNCLTELENALVPPSPPKFASTAPNLAHQPMHNVIQVWEIDAPTMEKFIQELAKEKPIRFTAQQLYIFTDNYSTPLGAGGFSTVYKGQFPNGVKIAVKVLNRNSDKQAEQQFMAEVGTIGKTYHRHLVRLYGFCYDQYMGALVFEYMENGSLDKYLFGKNQDIDWGKLLDVAIGTAKALAYLHEECQERIIHYDIKPANILLDSDFSPKVADFGLAKLCNRDNTHISLTGYRGTPGYSAPEFFLNNYPVTHKCDVYSFGMVLFEIIGRKRNATVTPSGNLDWFPRRVWDKFKKGELEEMSRVCGIEERDKESVSRMCKVALWCVQDSPDERPPMSAVVKMLEGGVEIMPPPNPFQISNPTPIGNIKLDLLQTSISSDFSTSNEEIHSSWYKKATPIMKKYEIQIASS; encoded by the exons ATGTCTACAGGCTTTCCTCCACCAGTTTACTATGGCGACCGCAAATCTGAATCAACTACGATTT ATGTAGTTTTGACCTTTGTGCTTTTTTCTGTGGTTACTGCAATTGGTTGCTGCTTTTCTAAAAAAGTAAGACAAAATTGTCTAACAGAACTGGAAAATGCACTTGTTCCTCCATCTCCACCAAAGTTTGCATCAACTGCACCAAATTTAGCACATCAACCAATGCATAATGTAATTCAAGTTTGGGAAATTGATGCACCAACAATGGAAAAGTTCATTCAAGAACTGGCAAAAGAAAAGCCAATAAGGTTCACTGCTCAGCAACTATATATTTTCACAGACAATTATTCAACACCACTTGGGGCTGGAGGATTTAGTACAGTCTACAAAGGTCAGTTCCCCAATGGGGTAAAGATTGCTGTGAAGGTTCTAAATAGAAACTCAGACAAACAGGCTGAGCAACAATTTATGGCTGAGGTAGGAACAATTGGCAAAACATACCATAGACATTTGGTTAGGCTTTATGGTTTTTGTTATGACCAATATATGGGTGCATTAGTATTTGAGTATATGGAAAATGGATCTCTGGATAAGTATTTGTTTGGAAAAAATCAAGATATTGATTGGGGGAAACTACTTGATGTAGCCATTGGGACCGCTAAAGCTCTTGCTTACTTGCACGAGGAATGCCAAGAAAGGATCATTCATTATGATATAAAGCCCGCTAACATTTTGTTGGATTCAGACTTCTCTCCCAAAGTTGCTGATTTTGGACTTGCCAAGCTTTGCAACAGGGATAACACACATATATCTCTCACTGGCTATCGAGGCACCCCCGGATACTCGGCACCGGAGTTTTTTTTGAACAATTATCCCGTAACGCACAAGTGTGATGTTTATAGCTTTGGAATGGTATTGTTCGAGATCATTGGAAGAAAGAGGAATGCTACCGTTACTCCTTCTGGGAACCTCGATTGGTTTCCACGACGCGTGTGGGATAAGTTCAAAAAAGGCGAGCTAGAAGAAATGAGTCGTGTATGTGGTATTGAAGAGAGAGATAAAGAGAGTGTGAGTAGAATGTGCAAGGTGGCTTTGTGGTGCGTTCAAGACTCCCCTGACGAGCGGCCACCAATGAGTGCAGTGGTGAAGATGCTAGAGGGAGGAGTAGAAATAATGCCGCCACCAAATCCATTTCAAATCTCGAATCCAACTCCGATAGGGAACATCAAACTGGATTTGCTACAAACGAGTATTAGTTCGGATTTTTCGACATCCAATGAAGAAATCCATTCTTCTTGGTACAAGAAAGCTACTCCAATTATGAAGAAGTATGAAATACAGATAGCTAGTTCATAA
- the LOC120086673 gene encoding rust resistance kinase Lr10-like isoform X2 — protein sequence MSTGFPPPVYYGDRKSESTTILRQNCLTELENALVPPSPPKFASTAPNLAHQPMHNVIQVWEIDAPTMEKFIQELAKEKPIRFTAQQLYIFTDNYSTPLGAGGFSTVYKGQFPNGVKIAVKVLNRNSDKQAEQQFMAEVGTIGKTYHRHLVRLYGFCYDQYMGALVFEYMENGSLDKYLFGKNQDIDWGKLLDVAIGTAKALAYLHEECQERIIHYDIKPANILLDSDFSPKVADFGLAKLCNRDNTHISLTGYRGTPGYSAPEFFLNNYPVTHKCDVYSFGMVLFEIIGRKRNATVTPSGNLDWFPRRVWDKFKKGELEEMSRVCGIEERDKESVSRMCKVALWCVQDSPDERPPMSAVVKMLEGGVEIMPPPNPFQISNPTPIGNIKLDLLQTSISSDFSTSNEEIHSSWYKKATPIMKKYEIQIASS from the exons ATGTCTACAGGCTTTCCTCCACCAGTTTACTATGGCGACCGCAAATCTGAATCAACTACGATTT TAAGACAAAATTGTCTAACAGAACTGGAAAATGCACTTGTTCCTCCATCTCCACCAAAGTTTGCATCAACTGCACCAAATTTAGCACATCAACCAATGCATAATGTAATTCAAGTTTGGGAAATTGATGCACCAACAATGGAAAAGTTCATTCAAGAACTGGCAAAAGAAAAGCCAATAAGGTTCACTGCTCAGCAACTATATATTTTCACAGACAATTATTCAACACCACTTGGGGCTGGAGGATTTAGTACAGTCTACAAAGGTCAGTTCCCCAATGGGGTAAAGATTGCTGTGAAGGTTCTAAATAGAAACTCAGACAAACAGGCTGAGCAACAATTTATGGCTGAGGTAGGAACAATTGGCAAAACATACCATAGACATTTGGTTAGGCTTTATGGTTTTTGTTATGACCAATATATGGGTGCATTAGTATTTGAGTATATGGAAAATGGATCTCTGGATAAGTATTTGTTTGGAAAAAATCAAGATATTGATTGGGGGAAACTACTTGATGTAGCCATTGGGACCGCTAAAGCTCTTGCTTACTTGCACGAGGAATGCCAAGAAAGGATCATTCATTATGATATAAAGCCCGCTAACATTTTGTTGGATTCAGACTTCTCTCCCAAAGTTGCTGATTTTGGACTTGCCAAGCTTTGCAACAGGGATAACACACATATATCTCTCACTGGCTATCGAGGCACCCCCGGATACTCGGCACCGGAGTTTTTTTTGAACAATTATCCCGTAACGCACAAGTGTGATGTTTATAGCTTTGGAATGGTATTGTTCGAGATCATTGGAAGAAAGAGGAATGCTACCGTTACTCCTTCTGGGAACCTCGATTGGTTTCCACGACGCGTGTGGGATAAGTTCAAAAAAGGCGAGCTAGAAGAAATGAGTCGTGTATGTGGTATTGAAGAGAGAGATAAAGAGAGTGTGAGTAGAATGTGCAAGGTGGCTTTGTGGTGCGTTCAAGACTCCCCTGACGAGCGGCCACCAATGAGTGCAGTGGTGAAGATGCTAGAGGGAGGAGTAGAAATAATGCCGCCACCAAATCCATTTCAAATCTCGAATCCAACTCCGATAGGGAACATCAAACTGGATTTGCTACAAACGAGTATTAGTTCGGATTTTTCGACATCCAATGAAGAAATCCATTCTTCTTGGTACAAGAAAGCTACTCCAATTATGAAGAAGTATGAAATACAGATAGCTAGTTCATAA
- the LOC120086673 gene encoding rust resistance kinase Lr10-like isoform X3 yields MHNVIQVWEIDAPTMEKFIQELAKEKPIRFTAQQLYIFTDNYSTPLGAGGFSTVYKGQFPNGVKIAVKVLNRNSDKQAEQQFMAEVGTIGKTYHRHLVRLYGFCYDQYMGALVFEYMENGSLDKYLFGKNQDIDWGKLLDVAIGTAKALAYLHEECQERIIHYDIKPANILLDSDFSPKVADFGLAKLCNRDNTHISLTGYRGTPGYSAPEFFLNNYPVTHKCDVYSFGMVLFEIIGRKRNATVTPSGNLDWFPRRVWDKFKKGELEEMSRVCGIEERDKESVSRMCKVALWCVQDSPDERPPMSAVVKMLEGGVEIMPPPNPFQISNPTPIGNIKLDLLQTSISSDFSTSNEEIHSSWYKKATPIMKKYEIQIASS; encoded by the coding sequence ATGCATAATGTAATTCAAGTTTGGGAAATTGATGCACCAACAATGGAAAAGTTCATTCAAGAACTGGCAAAAGAAAAGCCAATAAGGTTCACTGCTCAGCAACTATATATTTTCACAGACAATTATTCAACACCACTTGGGGCTGGAGGATTTAGTACAGTCTACAAAGGTCAGTTCCCCAATGGGGTAAAGATTGCTGTGAAGGTTCTAAATAGAAACTCAGACAAACAGGCTGAGCAACAATTTATGGCTGAGGTAGGAACAATTGGCAAAACATACCATAGACATTTGGTTAGGCTTTATGGTTTTTGTTATGACCAATATATGGGTGCATTAGTATTTGAGTATATGGAAAATGGATCTCTGGATAAGTATTTGTTTGGAAAAAATCAAGATATTGATTGGGGGAAACTACTTGATGTAGCCATTGGGACCGCTAAAGCTCTTGCTTACTTGCACGAGGAATGCCAAGAAAGGATCATTCATTATGATATAAAGCCCGCTAACATTTTGTTGGATTCAGACTTCTCTCCCAAAGTTGCTGATTTTGGACTTGCCAAGCTTTGCAACAGGGATAACACACATATATCTCTCACTGGCTATCGAGGCACCCCCGGATACTCGGCACCGGAGTTTTTTTTGAACAATTATCCCGTAACGCACAAGTGTGATGTTTATAGCTTTGGAATGGTATTGTTCGAGATCATTGGAAGAAAGAGGAATGCTACCGTTACTCCTTCTGGGAACCTCGATTGGTTTCCACGACGCGTGTGGGATAAGTTCAAAAAAGGCGAGCTAGAAGAAATGAGTCGTGTATGTGGTATTGAAGAGAGAGATAAAGAGAGTGTGAGTAGAATGTGCAAGGTGGCTTTGTGGTGCGTTCAAGACTCCCCTGACGAGCGGCCACCAATGAGTGCAGTGGTGAAGATGCTAGAGGGAGGAGTAGAAATAATGCCGCCACCAAATCCATTTCAAATCTCGAATCCAACTCCGATAGGGAACATCAAACTGGATTTGCTACAAACGAGTATTAGTTCGGATTTTTCGACATCCAATGAAGAAATCCATTCTTCTTGGTACAAGAAAGCTACTCCAATTATGAAGAAGTATGAAATACAGATAGCTAGTTCATAA